A genomic stretch from Hoplias malabaricus isolate fHopMal1 chromosome 4, fHopMal1.hap1, whole genome shotgun sequence includes:
- the lsm10 gene encoding U7 snRNA-associated Sm-like protein LSm10 encodes MASQSVRERTIAENSLVILLQGLHGEVTTVELRDESSARGRVLNVDAFMNVRLEDVLYRDRRGRVSELADLFINGRNVRYVHIPDHMDITDTIQTQLDKIHHVRNFAERGGRKEFAKKKKETKE; translated from the coding sequence ATGGCGTCTCAGTCGGTCCGAGAGCGCACCATCGCGGAGAACAGTCTTGTGATCCTGCTGCAGGGTCTTCATGGCGAGGTAACCACGGTGGAGCTCAGGGATGAAAGCTCAGCACGGGGGCGCGTGCTTAACGTGGACGCCTTCATGAACGTGCGTCTGGAGGATGTCCTGTACAGGGACAGGCGAGGACGCGTCTCTGAATTGGCCGACCTGTTCATCAACGGACGAAACGTCCGCTACGTTCACATTCCCGACCACATGGACATCACAGACACCATCCAGACGCAGCTGGACAAGATCCACCACGTCCGCAACTTCGCCGAGAGGGGAGGGAGGAAGGAGTTCgccaagaagaaaaaagaaacgaAGGAATGA
- the LOC136695536 gene encoding protein OSCP1-like isoform X2 encodes MVLSDIVGSMFSKAFMEELLKPQDLYSLRALRCVITRLAHTSIMRLNPTSMDRLYDLIVMAFKHQVLLCPRPRDLLLITFNHVDAIREIVRSSPCLIHQINEAQRQIIEMFTPLSDGEFQLIRQTLLTLLQDMHIKVSIFMKEKIQNPDGRFVLSTSGPVPHGSEVPGLIRWFNSRGREVRRREFPNEGCYCSPVKEGSFDISGERVTRLGTNMYNASSPEDTRTSNASRTPKVKQSVEPNPLAKEELNLLAKLMGGMEVWNMASGDGGVRMNLFLSEQDEDEGGLLVGADETAFGVINIQATKDGQVNTELTRIVAEFTEQQEPEEPRNKGDDLLAMMDDL; translated from the exons ATGG TTCTGAGTGATATAGTGGGCTCTATGTTCAGTAAGGCCTTTATGGAGGAGCTGCTGAAGCCTCAGGATCTCTACTCTCTCAGAGCTTTGCGCTGTGTGATAACACGCCTAGCTCACACCTCCATCATGAGACTCAACCCAACCAGCATGGACCGG CTGTATGACCTGATAGTGATGGCATTCAAGCACCAGGTCCTGCTGTGTCCGCGTCCGAGAGATCTGCTACTCATCACCTTTAACCACGTGGACGCCATCAGAGAGATAGTCAGATCCAGCCCCTGCCTCATCCACCAGATCAATGAGGCGCAGCGGCAGATCATAGAG ATGTTTACTCCTTTATCTGACGGGGAGTTTCAGCTCATAAGGCAAACGCTGCTCACTCTCCTTCAGGACATGCACATTAAG gtctCCATCTTTATGAAAGAGAAAATTCAGAATCCAGATGGGCGCTTTGTGTTGTCCACTTCTGGCCCTGTTCCCCACGGCTCTGAAGTCCCTGGGTTAATCAG gtGGTTTAAcagtagagggagggaggtgaGGAGGAGGGAGTTTCCAAATGAAGGATGTTACTGCAGCCCTGTGAAAGAGGGATCATTTGACATCTCTGGAGAACGAGTGACACGCCTCGGCACAAACAT GTACAATGCGTCGTCACCTGAAGACACCCGCACCTCAAACGCCTCCAGAACCCCTAAAGTCAAACAG AGTGTGGAGCCCAACCCTCTGGCGAAGGAGGAGCTGAATCTGCTGGCGAAGCTGATGGGGGGAATGGAGGTGTGGAACATGGCGAGCGGTGACGGAGGGGTTCGAATGAATCTGTTCCTCTCTGAACAGGACGAGGACGAGGG GGGGCTGTTGGTGGGGGCTGACGAGACAGCTTTTGGGGTCATAAATATTCAGGCAACAAAG GACGGCCAGGTGAACACGGAGTTGACTCGGATCGTGGCTGAGTTCACGGAGCAGCAGGAGCCTGAGGAACCCAGGAACAAAGGAGACGACCTGCTGGCGATGATGGACGACCTCTAA
- the LOC136695536 gene encoding protein OSCP1-like isoform X1, translating to MVLSDIVGSMFSKAFMEELLKPQDLYSLRALRCVITRLAHTSIMRLNPTSMDRLYDLIVMAFKHQVLLCPRPRDLLLITFNHVDAIREIVRSSPCLIHQINEAQRQIIEMFTPLSDGEFQLIRQTLLTLLQDMHIKVSIFMKEKIQNPDGRFVLSTSGPVPHGSEVPGLIRWFNSRGREVRRREFPNEGCYCSPVKEGSFDISGERVTRLGTNMYNASSPEDTRTSNASRTPKVKQSVEPNPLAKEELNLLAKLMGGMEVWNMASGDGGVRMNLFLSEQDEDEGYDTYRINH from the exons ATGG TTCTGAGTGATATAGTGGGCTCTATGTTCAGTAAGGCCTTTATGGAGGAGCTGCTGAAGCCTCAGGATCTCTACTCTCTCAGAGCTTTGCGCTGTGTGATAACACGCCTAGCTCACACCTCCATCATGAGACTCAACCCAACCAGCATGGACCGG CTGTATGACCTGATAGTGATGGCATTCAAGCACCAGGTCCTGCTGTGTCCGCGTCCGAGAGATCTGCTACTCATCACCTTTAACCACGTGGACGCCATCAGAGAGATAGTCAGATCCAGCCCCTGCCTCATCCACCAGATCAATGAGGCGCAGCGGCAGATCATAGAG ATGTTTACTCCTTTATCTGACGGGGAGTTTCAGCTCATAAGGCAAACGCTGCTCACTCTCCTTCAGGACATGCACATTAAG gtctCCATCTTTATGAAAGAGAAAATTCAGAATCCAGATGGGCGCTTTGTGTTGTCCACTTCTGGCCCTGTTCCCCACGGCTCTGAAGTCCCTGGGTTAATCAG gtGGTTTAAcagtagagggagggaggtgaGGAGGAGGGAGTTTCCAAATGAAGGATGTTACTGCAGCCCTGTGAAAGAGGGATCATTTGACATCTCTGGAGAACGAGTGACACGCCTCGGCACAAACAT GTACAATGCGTCGTCACCTGAAGACACCCGCACCTCAAACGCCTCCAGAACCCCTAAAGTCAAACAG AGTGTGGAGCCCAACCCTCTGGCGAAGGAGGAGCTGAATCTGCTGGCGAAGCTGATGGGGGGAATGGAGGTGTGGAACATGGCGAGCGGTGACGGAGGGGTTCGAATGAATCTGTTCCTCTCTGAACAGGACGAGGACGAGGGGTATGACACATATCGAATAAACCATTAG